In one window of Arthrobacter pascens DNA:
- a CDS encoding discoidin domain-containing protein: MSVLVAASLFAGLLAAGPGAAPSAAADVICNVQFNETTSTQGFVHPGVGLTASTLQNVRQQVAAGAEPWKSYFDAMTSSSAASLSIKSANESATDPSKPAATAFNSQSFNSRFIKDGLAAYTQATLYSITGNETYRANAMHIIRIWSQMDPAQYTYFTDAHIHTGIPLNRMVSAAEVLRYSSCTNETVPWTDADTQAFTTNLITPVIETFQHDQNHFMNQHNYPLMGTMAGYIFTDNRARYDEAVEWFTVNSTATDQGFNGSVSRLFRLMTKNDATGQPLDQPVVQHLEMGRDQAHGGGDITNATIISRMLLAQNTKVDPVAGTVSSAANAVGPYDFLNDRILAAADYFWRFMQGYDTPWVPAAYAISPDGTIRDTYNHISNSYRGRYTTASFWDLYYYYTYVRGVDLSQKAPYFNEAFSKRMPSNFYYGGSLNRAWDNVDGGGDFWLYAPASAAGSSLPVPQKSPTNLDIEDRYTALSGTSRKGTDGTTGYVSLEASTSGTKIAFLTGSTAKKTVGLRIRTNGTALMRLTFGLDRTIVLPDTGGAWTYVTLNLVNDEGIADLLNIEVTGDGTTVDVDTLNINAGAELSPPEFTAVTDGQRIVGYTGAALDVDLSAKDPVATDTITYSAAGLPPGAELNPATGHLTWTPAAASSPTVTVWVSDGTTTTARRITLDIAADRSGALSKAQQGFDSQAIYVSATLDAFNAAKAAAAAGASGDDAGYLKQLQSLVAATSGLALVSPRSPIDQSLNYPGILATSTAGTSAFKLVDGDDQSGTSYPQAQNLSHTFDFGPDFRVSANKFGFASNIFADRLANSAVFGSNDSQNWTRLTPGVTAFTQDYQTLDVDPSLRSSQFRYIRVQLLQPQPDVLYGIVRNLFEMNEFHILGDRHEIGNQLKTVSIGSPQAIAGKIQLGDTVKLTMVAKKPLASVSATIQGKSVAATSADGINWSAEAVMSGVPMGQVGISVGFTNTDGSAGPTSYSTTDGSTLMLAGSADHAINVPKLATVTASDKQWPGNGLGADQVGNLLFDGNGDTFGDLNTASGSWYKIDFGPTATVRLDEILLLPRASAATRANGTVVQGSADGTTWVDLISPVSGATANKWIDIKPTSAAAAQHYRYVRLFNATAWSGNLSEVQFYGDVAYPDSYLDAKAADTSTSTQGSAYLYNKETTRIRGALTAPNADRTLLLNQFLAAGALLKPLSDLYPQIAIPRTAVTASSVAFGNTATAADNGWRAFDGDPATSPDTTSASGWVQVDLGTEAPVILGAVKYLPRAGNVARGNGAQIQGSNDGTNFTTLATISNATAAQWYTLPVQTTTAYRYLRYYTPAGFANIAELKFYAKAVDKTLLEVMIGQGTAQRGGDWTGASFADLQRALDTGQSVNTDVSATQAAVDSAAKAIDSAIAALVPRTTGKPRP; this comes from the coding sequence ATGTCGGTGCTCGTCGCCGCTTCCCTCTTCGCCGGGCTCCTCGCTGCAGGACCAGGCGCGGCGCCATCGGCGGCAGCTGACGTGATCTGCAACGTTCAGTTCAATGAAACGACCAGCACCCAGGGATTCGTCCACCCGGGAGTTGGCCTTACCGCCTCCACCCTGCAGAACGTACGCCAGCAGGTGGCGGCCGGTGCCGAACCGTGGAAGTCCTACTTCGATGCGATGACGTCCTCAAGCGCGGCGTCGCTGTCCATCAAATCAGCCAACGAGAGCGCGACGGATCCGTCGAAACCCGCCGCCACGGCATTCAACAGCCAGTCTTTCAACTCCCGCTTCATCAAGGACGGCCTCGCCGCCTACACACAGGCCACGCTTTACTCGATCACCGGCAACGAAACCTACCGTGCGAACGCGATGCACATCATCCGAATCTGGTCCCAGATGGACCCGGCCCAGTACACCTACTTCACGGACGCCCACATCCATACCGGAATCCCCCTCAACCGGATGGTGTCAGCCGCCGAGGTCCTTCGCTACAGTTCGTGCACCAACGAGACTGTGCCTTGGACGGACGCGGATACGCAGGCGTTTACCACCAACCTCATCACTCCTGTGATCGAGACGTTCCAGCACGATCAAAACCATTTCATGAACCAGCACAACTACCCCCTCATGGGCACCATGGCGGGCTACATCTTCACGGACAACCGGGCCCGTTACGACGAGGCTGTCGAGTGGTTCACCGTCAACTCCACGGCAACCGACCAGGGCTTCAACGGGTCCGTTTCCCGGCTGTTCCGTCTCATGACGAAGAACGACGCAACAGGACAGCCACTGGATCAACCGGTGGTGCAGCACCTGGAAATGGGGAGGGACCAGGCGCACGGCGGCGGCGACATCACCAACGCCACGATCATCTCCCGAATGCTGCTCGCGCAGAATACCAAGGTGGACCCTGTTGCAGGGACAGTCTCATCAGCAGCAAATGCTGTAGGACCCTACGATTTCCTCAACGACCGCATCCTCGCTGCCGCCGACTACTTCTGGCGTTTCATGCAGGGCTATGACACACCATGGGTTCCGGCCGCCTATGCGATCTCACCCGACGGCACCATCCGCGACACGTACAACCACATCTCGAACAGCTACCGGGGCCGCTACACCACCGCCAGCTTCTGGGACCTGTACTACTACTACACCTATGTGCGGGGCGTCGACCTCTCACAGAAGGCCCCGTACTTCAACGAGGCATTCTCCAAGCGAATGCCATCGAACTTCTATTACGGCGGAAGCCTGAATCGTGCCTGGGACAACGTTGACGGGGGCGGCGACTTCTGGTTGTACGCGCCCGCCTCCGCTGCCGGGTCTTCCCTGCCTGTCCCGCAGAAGAGCCCCACCAACCTCGACATTGAAGACCGCTACACAGCACTCTCCGGCACGTCCAGGAAAGGCACCGACGGGACAACCGGCTATGTGAGCCTTGAGGCAAGCACGTCCGGGACCAAGATCGCCTTCCTGACCGGCTCGACCGCCAAGAAGACAGTCGGGCTGCGGATCCGGACCAACGGAACTGCACTGATGAGGCTGACCTTCGGGCTGGACCGCACCATCGTGCTCCCGGACACCGGAGGAGCGTGGACCTATGTCACGCTCAATCTCGTCAACGACGAGGGCATCGCCGATCTTCTCAACATTGAGGTCACAGGCGACGGGACAACTGTCGACGTCGACACACTGAACATCAATGCGGGCGCCGAACTCAGCCCTCCGGAATTCACCGCAGTCACCGATGGCCAGCGAATCGTCGGTTACACCGGGGCGGCCCTCGATGTGGACCTCAGCGCGAAGGATCCGGTCGCTACGGATACCATTACCTACTCAGCGGCGGGCCTGCCCCCGGGGGCTGAGCTTAACCCCGCAACAGGCCACCTGACGTGGACCCCTGCAGCTGCTTCATCCCCGACTGTGACAGTTTGGGTCTCCGACGGCACAACCACGACGGCGCGACGCATCACGCTGGATATCGCCGCCGACCGTTCGGGTGCGCTCTCGAAGGCCCAGCAGGGCTTCGATTCGCAGGCCATCTATGTGTCAGCAACGCTGGACGCATTCAATGCGGCGAAGGCAGCGGCCGCGGCAGGCGCATCGGGAGACGACGCAGGCTACCTCAAGCAGCTGCAAAGCCTGGTTGCGGCCACGAGTGGCCTCGCCTTGGTCTCTCCGCGGTCCCCCATTGACCAGAGCCTGAACTATCCGGGAATACTGGCCACGTCAACGGCCGGAACGAGTGCCTTCAAACTCGTTGACGGCGACGACCAATCCGGGACGTCCTACCCCCAGGCGCAGAACCTCTCCCACACCTTCGATTTTGGTCCGGATTTCCGGGTCTCGGCTAATAAGTTCGGATTCGCGAGCAACATCTTCGCCGACCGTCTCGCGAACTCCGCAGTCTTCGGATCAAACGATTCCCAGAACTGGACGAGGCTGACGCCCGGCGTCACGGCTTTCACCCAGGACTACCAGACGCTCGACGTCGACCCCTCCCTGCGCAGCTCGCAGTTCCGCTACATCAGGGTGCAGCTGCTTCAGCCGCAGCCTGATGTACTGTACGGAATTGTTAGGAATCTCTTCGAGATGAATGAGTTCCATATCCTCGGAGACCGGCACGAAATCGGCAACCAGCTCAAAACAGTCTCGATCGGGTCCCCGCAGGCTATTGCAGGCAAGATCCAGCTTGGAGACACGGTGAAGCTGACGATGGTCGCCAAGAAGCCGCTCGCCAGTGTGAGCGCGACGATCCAGGGGAAGTCCGTTGCCGCGACATCCGCCGACGGCATCAATTGGTCAGCGGAAGCGGTGATGTCTGGCGTCCCCATGGGACAGGTCGGCATTTCCGTCGGCTTCACCAACACCGATGGCTCAGCCGGACCGACGTCGTACTCCACAACTGACGGCTCGACGCTCATGCTGGCAGGGTCGGCAGACCACGCCATCAACGTCCCCAAGCTCGCCACTGTCACCGCATCCGACAAACAGTGGCCGGGGAACGGACTGGGCGCCGATCAGGTGGGCAACCTGCTCTTCGACGGGAACGGTGACACCTTCGGTGACCTGAACACTGCGTCAGGTTCCTGGTACAAGATCGACTTCGGCCCCACTGCGACGGTGCGGCTCGATGAAATCCTGCTGCTCCCGAGGGCCTCGGCGGCCACCCGCGCCAACGGCACTGTGGTGCAGGGCTCGGCTGACGGTACCACTTGGGTTGATCTGATCTCCCCTGTATCCGGAGCGACGGCCAACAAGTGGATCGACATCAAACCAACTTCAGCCGCAGCGGCTCAGCATTACCGGTATGTACGCCTCTTCAACGCCACGGCGTGGAGCGGGAACCTGTCGGAAGTCCAGTTCTACGGCGACGTCGCGTACCCGGATTCCTATCTCGATGCCAAGGCCGCTGACACCTCCACTTCCACTCAAGGCAGTGCTTACCTCTACAACAAGGAGACAACCAGGATTCGTGGTGCACTGACGGCTCCCAATGCCGACCGAACACTGCTGCTCAACCAGTTCCTCGCGGCCGGCGCACTCCTGAAGCCCCTGTCCGACCTTTATCCGCAGATCGCCATTCCACGGACAGCGGTGACGGCATCATCCGTCGCCTTCGGCAACACTGCCACCGCCGCAGACAATGGCTGGCGGGCCTTCGACGGCGACCCTGCCACCTCTCCGGACACCACATCTGCAAGCGGATGGGTTCAGGTGGACCTGGGGACAGAGGCACCTGTCATCCTGGGTGCCGTCAAGTATCTGCCACGGGCAGGTAATGTCGCGCGTGGCAACGGTGCGCAGATCCAAGGGTCGAACGATGGGACAAACTTCACGACGCTGGCGACGATCTCGAATGCCACGGCCGCGCAGTGGTACACGCTCCCGGTACAGACGACGACGGCGTACCGCTACCTGAGGTATTACACTCCGGCGGGTTTCGCGAACATCGCAGAGCTGAAGTTCTATGCGAAAGCCGTGGATAAGACGCTTCTCGAGGTGATGATAGGGCAAGGGACGGCGCAGCGCGGGGGTGATTGGACGGGTGCCAGCTTCGCCGACCTTCAACGGGCACTGGATACTGGCCAGAGTGTGAACACGGACGTCTCTGCTACACAAGCGGCTGTCGATTCAGCGGCCAAGGCAATCGACTCCGCGATCGCTGCACTTGTGCCGCGAACCACCGGGAAGCCCCGCCCTTAG
- a CDS encoding carbohydrate ABC transporter permease translates to MTAPAAPVTRPRATPDPSASPAPVRRRSKPSLHGTLSKVIIALIVIVQVYPLAWLFITSLRTEHDFATGDPFALPKAVTFDNYARAFETGNLGMNILNSFIVTMGANLLIVLLGMMAAYALQVLGFRFSKFVRILFLIGIIVPVQIALVPLFIDYSSINLLDTYPSMIIPLAGFALPMSIYLFSSFFEYIPRETYEAASLDGAGPYRIFGLITLPLSVNTVVTVVLVNSIFIWNDFIFANTFVLSEELKTIPLGLQNYIGAMGKTDWTATFAAVCVTITPLLLVFLVLNKAMIQGLESGATKG, encoded by the coding sequence ATGACCGCGCCAGCAGCCCCGGTTACACGGCCCAGAGCAACCCCGGACCCATCAGCGAGCCCTGCGCCCGTCCGGAGGCGGAGCAAGCCCAGCCTCCACGGCACGCTGTCAAAAGTAATCATCGCTCTCATCGTCATCGTGCAGGTTTACCCCTTGGCCTGGCTTTTCATTACGAGCCTGCGCACTGAACATGACTTCGCGACCGGGGATCCATTCGCGCTCCCCAAAGCTGTGACTTTCGATAACTATGCCCGCGCTTTCGAGACCGGCAACCTCGGAATGAACATCCTCAACAGCTTCATCGTCACGATGGGCGCCAACCTCCTGATCGTGCTCCTGGGAATGATGGCGGCCTATGCCCTGCAGGTCCTTGGCTTCCGGTTCAGCAAGTTCGTCCGCATCCTCTTCCTGATCGGCATCATCGTGCCCGTCCAGATCGCGCTTGTGCCGCTCTTCATCGACTACTCGAGCATCAACCTGCTCGACACCTACCCGTCGATGATCATCCCCCTGGCCGGCTTCGCCCTGCCGATGTCGATCTACCTCTTTTCCTCGTTCTTCGAATACATCCCCCGGGAAACGTATGAAGCCGCCTCGCTCGATGGAGCAGGGCCCTACCGCATCTTCGGACTGATCACCCTCCCGCTCTCGGTAAATACTGTCGTGACAGTCGTCCTGGTGAACAGCATCTTCATCTGGAACGACTTCATCTTCGCCAACACCTTCGTCCTCTCGGAGGAGCTGAAGACCATCCCGCTGGGCCTGCAGAACTACATCGGCGCGATGGGAAAAACGGACTGGACGGCCACGTTCGCTGCGGTCTGTGTCACCATCACTCCTCTGCTGCTGGTCTTCCTCGTGCTCAACAAGGCGATGATCCAAGGCCTGGAAAGCGGGGCGACCAAAGGATGA
- a CDS encoding LysR family transcriptional regulator: MDIDPRRLRVLLAVARTGGVLAAADELGITASAVSQQLTKLEDETGHTMVVRTPKGSALTPAGLAVAEAGEEIERALSVARARIEGVAKIAGVVRVGGFTSFVRTVVIPRLPEWRTKYPQLQIRIVEDDFPALMRLLRQRELDAVVVELDSTTAEQRSLSAGMTEEPLLDEPWKLVVPAGALLTTENIDLARLPLPWLGVDPMAANSAVLGRLRQSAGARMETAHQYQDTLTALALVAAGEGIAIVPTLALSGVAHDGVDVLDVPGLGTRRIVLRRFDRRRSPSTPVDTVARLLRESAGAFDTRSAS; encoded by the coding sequence ATGGATATCGATCCGCGCAGGCTGCGCGTTCTTCTTGCGGTTGCCCGTACGGGCGGGGTGCTCGCCGCGGCTGACGAACTGGGAATTACGGCCTCGGCCGTCTCACAGCAGCTCACCAAATTGGAGGACGAGACGGGGCACACCATGGTGGTGCGCACGCCCAAAGGCTCAGCCTTGACACCCGCCGGGCTGGCAGTTGCGGAAGCTGGCGAGGAAATTGAACGCGCACTCAGCGTCGCCCGCGCCCGCATCGAAGGCGTGGCCAAGATCGCAGGCGTCGTGCGCGTGGGCGGATTCACCAGCTTCGTCCGGACGGTGGTGATCCCGCGCCTGCCCGAGTGGCGCACCAAGTACCCGCAATTACAGATCCGGATCGTCGAGGACGACTTCCCTGCCCTGATGCGGCTGCTCCGCCAGCGCGAGCTCGACGCCGTCGTGGTCGAGCTCGATTCGACGACGGCCGAACAGCGTTCACTTTCCGCCGGAATGACCGAGGAACCCCTGTTGGACGAGCCATGGAAGCTGGTGGTTCCCGCCGGCGCCCTGCTCACCACCGAGAACATCGACCTTGCCCGGCTGCCACTTCCATGGCTTGGGGTCGATCCCATGGCCGCCAACTCTGCAGTGCTCGGCCGGCTCCGTCAGTCAGCGGGCGCCCGGATGGAGACCGCGCACCAGTACCAGGACACGCTGACCGCTCTCGCACTCGTCGCTGCGGGCGAGGGTATTGCGATCGTGCCCACTTTGGCGTTGAGCGGCGTCGCCCACGACGGAGTCGACGTTCTGGACGTCCCCGGGCTCGGAACGCGACGCATCGTCCTGCGACGGTTCGACCGCAGACGGTCGCCCAGCACGCCGGTGGACACCGTCGCACGCCTTCTACGGGAATCGGCCGGGGCGTTCGACACGCGGTCGGCATCGTGA
- a CDS encoding MFS transporter, whose amino-acid sequence MTSTAGNTGSRSTAGPPLTAFRFILVFGTISALMDMVYEGARSVTGPFLGVLGASALLISVITGAGEAVALVLRLVFGRLADRPRLRWALAMAGYGLTALSVPLLGITSALWIACFLVLAERLGKAVRSPAKDTMLAEAGTRLGRGKAFAFHEALDQIGAFLGPLLIGVSLSLSGSYGPGFLLLAVPGLAAMLLLLWLRKRVPSPSRYDSSPHGQPVRDSGSAAPVAATTSPPTTSGMPRQFWMYAAFSSLTMFGYATFGLLSFHLVSTGLLQPALVPVLYAVSMAVDAVAALGSGWLYDRIGLKVLLALPVLAGAVPWLGFSDNTTLAVAGALLWGAAMGIQESTMRAAVAEMAPTGRRGSAYGIFTACYGIAWLAGSVLIGLLYEQSIFALAITLTIIQAAALAIFIAVRPHMATTAA is encoded by the coding sequence ATGACGAGCACCGCCGGCAACACCGGCAGCAGGAGCACTGCGGGACCGCCGCTGACCGCGTTCCGCTTCATCCTTGTCTTCGGCACCATCAGCGCCCTGATGGACATGGTTTACGAAGGGGCCAGGAGCGTCACCGGCCCCTTCCTGGGCGTACTGGGCGCGTCCGCCCTCCTGATCAGCGTCATCACCGGCGCCGGCGAGGCGGTGGCCCTCGTCCTGCGCCTGGTCTTCGGGCGCCTGGCGGACCGGCCCCGGCTCCGGTGGGCACTGGCGATGGCCGGCTACGGCCTCACAGCACTGTCTGTACCTCTGCTCGGGATTACCAGTGCCTTGTGGATTGCATGCTTCCTCGTCCTGGCGGAGCGCCTGGGCAAGGCCGTGCGAAGCCCGGCTAAGGACACCATGCTCGCCGAGGCCGGCACCAGGCTCGGCCGCGGAAAGGCGTTCGCCTTCCACGAAGCACTGGACCAGATCGGAGCTTTCCTCGGCCCGCTCCTGATCGGGGTGTCATTATCACTCTCGGGCAGTTACGGCCCCGGGTTTCTGCTGCTCGCCGTTCCCGGATTGGCAGCCATGCTGCTCCTCCTTTGGCTCAGGAAACGTGTCCCCAGCCCCTCCCGCTACGATTCTTCCCCGCACGGCCAGCCTGTCAGGGATTCAGGATCAGCCGCCCCGGTCGCGGCTACCACGAGTCCGCCCACGACCTCCGGGATGCCGCGGCAATTCTGGATGTACGCAGCATTCAGCAGCCTGACCATGTTCGGCTACGCAACGTTCGGGCTGCTCTCATTCCATCTCGTCTCTACCGGGCTCCTGCAGCCCGCGCTGGTCCCTGTCCTCTACGCCGTGTCCATGGCAGTCGATGCCGTGGCAGCCCTGGGGTCCGGCTGGCTTTATGACCGAATCGGATTGAAGGTCCTCCTCGCCCTTCCGGTTCTCGCAGGGGCCGTCCCGTGGCTCGGTTTCAGCGACAACACCACACTGGCCGTGGCAGGAGCGCTGCTATGGGGAGCCGCAATGGGCATTCAGGAAAGCACCATGCGCGCAGCTGTCGCCGAGATGGCCCCGACAGGACGCCGTGGGAGCGCCTACGGCATCTTCACTGCCTGCTATGGCATCGCCTGGCTCGCCGGAAGCGTCCTCATCGGGCTCCTGTATGAACAATCAATATTCGCCCTGGCCATTACCCTGACCATCATCCAAGCCGCCGCCCTAGCCATATTCATCGCTGTCCGGCCGCATATGGCCACAACCGCTGCCTAA
- a CDS encoding cyclophilin-like fold protein, which produces MTDQLPLTLTFKDHGDQEKIAGLPTPLALEGMPAGSDAAPLTIGYYAPEQALVLYYKYVGRFNGIVPIGTFEDLAAIRDQAYGFTATLDFASWGTVQ; this is translated from the coding sequence TTGACCGATCAGCTACCCCTGACGCTCACGTTCAAGGACCATGGCGACCAGGAAAAGATCGCCGGCCTGCCCACGCCGCTCGCGCTGGAGGGCATGCCGGCGGGCAGCGATGCAGCCCCGCTGACTATCGGCTACTACGCCCCCGAGCAGGCTCTGGTGCTGTACTACAAATACGTCGGGCGCTTCAACGGCATCGTCCCGATCGGCACCTTCGAGGACCTTGCAGCTATCCGCGACCAAGCCTATGGATTTACCGCGACACTGGACTTTGCGTCATGGGGAACAGTCCAGTAG
- a CDS encoding LacI family DNA-binding transcriptional regulator, which produces MISQENGSGTPMSAAASTNQGQRPQPVTLRQVAEAAGVSTATVSLVVNKKKSARIAEETRHRVLDAIRELGYRPNAMAQTLVSGSSRFIGLVADAIATTPFAGQIIHGAQDEAWKHGFALLIANTEGNRELETDAIAMMLEYKVRGILYSTWFHRATELPAPLRESDFVLVNCFSAEPGARAVVPDEIQGGRSATEILLKHGHRRIAFINATIPAPAKDGRLQGYKEALEAEGITFDDGLVLEAYPDQEGGYGAAQELLKLGATAVYCYNDRMAMGLYDGLREQGLSIPDDIAVVGFDNQEVIAAHLRPPLSTVSLPHYELGAAGVRMLLGLEEPQATAPTKIYCPTVERNSVRALAPA; this is translated from the coding sequence ATGATTTCGCAGGAGAATGGTTCGGGCACGCCTATGAGTGCTGCCGCCTCCACGAACCAGGGCCAGCGCCCACAACCCGTCACCCTCCGGCAAGTGGCTGAAGCCGCTGGCGTCTCCACAGCCACCGTTTCTCTCGTTGTGAACAAGAAAAAGTCGGCGCGAATCGCCGAAGAGACCCGCCATCGGGTTCTGGACGCGATCCGGGAGCTGGGCTATCGGCCTAACGCCATGGCGCAAACCCTTGTCAGCGGAAGTTCCCGATTCATCGGCCTCGTTGCCGACGCGATCGCCACCACCCCTTTCGCCGGCCAGATCATCCACGGCGCCCAGGATGAGGCCTGGAAGCATGGCTTCGCCCTTCTGATCGCCAATACCGAGGGCAACCGTGAGCTTGAAACGGATGCAATTGCGATGATGCTGGAATACAAAGTCCGCGGCATCCTCTACTCGACCTGGTTCCACCGAGCCACCGAACTGCCGGCACCCCTGCGGGAATCAGACTTCGTCCTCGTCAACTGCTTCTCTGCGGAACCAGGCGCGCGGGCCGTGGTCCCGGATGAAATTCAAGGCGGACGTTCAGCCACAGAAATCCTGCTGAAGCACGGTCACCGTCGGATCGCTTTCATCAACGCCACCATCCCCGCCCCGGCGAAGGACGGACGGCTTCAGGGCTATAAAGAAGCACTGGAAGCAGAAGGCATCACCTTCGACGACGGCCTGGTCCTCGAAGCCTATCCAGACCAGGAAGGCGGGTACGGAGCAGCACAGGAACTGCTCAAGCTCGGCGCTACGGCCGTATATTGCTACAACGACCGAATGGCGATGGGACTATACGATGGGCTGCGCGAGCAGGGCCTCTCCATTCCCGATGATATTGCTGTGGTGGGCTTCGACAACCAGGAAGTTATCGCGGCCCACCTCCGGCCACCGCTTTCCACCGTTTCTCTTCCCCACTACGAACTGGGGGCAGCGGGAGTTCGCATGCTCCTTGGCCTTGAGGAACCACAGGCCACCGCACCCACGAAAATTTACTGCCCCACTGTGGAAAGAAACTCCGTCCGGGCGCTGGCCCCTGCGTAG
- a CDS encoding peptidase, with protein MSTGERDVPPGVRRSPSGRIPQWAIDEAFGKLQDPEPWRAGPAPGGVKRRGHAGTRRWGTGKWGLRWATVLGVALVVGLYFTPTLFERYVMAAARPHLPGSEVPPPGFEAASSPLGVPPATDGSTDYVLQKSPDPGQPFVAYDPCRPVHYVVRPDLAPPGTEHLIREAVSAVSAASGLQFVYDGPTSEAPSNDRKAYQPERYGKKWAPVLIAWSTPEEAPELAGKIAGTGGSASIQIPGEPYIYVTGQVQLDAPGLTETLAFPDGPALVRAIIMHELGHVVGLGHVDDPTQLMYAENHGQMDFGAGDRAGLALLGTGKCVPGL; from the coding sequence ATGTCCACCGGGGAACGTGACGTTCCTCCGGGCGTCCGGCGTTCGCCGAGCGGGCGTATCCCACAGTGGGCCATCGACGAGGCATTCGGCAAGCTGCAAGATCCCGAACCCTGGCGTGCGGGCCCCGCGCCAGGTGGAGTGAAAAGGCGCGGCCATGCCGGGACGAGGCGATGGGGCACGGGCAAGTGGGGGCTGCGGTGGGCCACTGTGCTGGGCGTCGCGCTGGTAGTGGGGCTCTATTTCACGCCGACGCTTTTTGAACGGTACGTGATGGCGGCGGCACGGCCCCACCTGCCCGGCTCTGAGGTCCCGCCGCCAGGCTTTGAGGCAGCTTCGTCGCCCCTCGGCGTTCCCCCGGCCACCGACGGATCCACCGATTACGTTCTGCAGAAGTCACCCGACCCGGGTCAGCCTTTTGTTGCCTACGACCCGTGCCGCCCGGTTCATTACGTGGTCCGGCCTGACCTGGCGCCGCCGGGCACAGAGCACCTCATCCGGGAGGCCGTGTCCGCAGTTTCCGCGGCCTCCGGACTGCAGTTCGTGTACGACGGACCCACTTCCGAAGCGCCAAGCAATGATCGCAAGGCCTATCAGCCCGAGCGCTACGGCAAGAAATGGGCGCCGGTCCTGATTGCCTGGTCCACTCCGGAAGAGGCGCCCGAGCTGGCGGGGAAAATTGCCGGCACCGGGGGCAGCGCCTCGATCCAGATCCCGGGCGAGCCCTATATTTACGTCACCGGCCAGGTGCAGCTTGACGCGCCGGGCCTGACGGAAACACTGGCGTTTCCTGATGGACCGGCTTTGGTGCGGGCCATCATCATGCACGAGTTGGGGCATGTAGTCGGACTGGGCCATGTGGACGACCCCACTCAGCTGATGTACGCAGAGAACCACGGGCAAATGGACTTCGGCGCTGGCGACCGCGCCGGGCTTGCGTTGCTGGGAACCGGCAAGTGTGTCCCCGGTTTGTGA
- a CDS encoding CBU_0592 family membrane protein, producing the protein MELLWEIAGWSGAVLILAAYLAVSMGWLKAGKHFQVANLIGACAFIVNGAVHEAWPSVVTNVAWCLISAVAILRMRATHQLPVAAVEAPQVQFPGVPDTTGQIAVVEAITSAVHGDVVGRVSECQASRRDGRVAAPTARTS; encoded by the coding sequence ATGGAACTGCTGTGGGAAATTGCAGGTTGGTCGGGGGCAGTTCTGATCCTGGCGGCATACCTGGCTGTTTCCATGGGTTGGTTGAAGGCCGGCAAGCACTTCCAGGTGGCCAACCTCATCGGTGCATGTGCCTTCATCGTCAATGGCGCGGTCCACGAAGCGTGGCCCTCAGTGGTCACGAACGTGGCTTGGTGCCTTATTTCCGCTGTTGCGATTCTGCGCATGCGCGCCACGCACCAGTTGCCGGTGGCCGCAGTTGAGGCCCCGCAGGTGCAGTTTCCCGGCGTCCCTGACACCACCGGCCAAATCGCTGTCGTCGAGGCGATTACTTCTGCCGTTCACGGCGACGTCGTGGGACGAGTGTCTGAGTGCCAAGCCAGCCGGCGTGACGGGCGGGTAGCAGCGCCGACGGCGCGGACGTCCTGA